Proteins encoded by one window of Thermoanaerobaculia bacterium:
- a CDS encoding lysylphosphatidylglycerol synthase transmembrane domain-containing protein, whose product MEKGRRVKVAVSIALAAALLAFFLSKANLRDVGARIAHVAPGAFLLSLACALSAIPLRAWRWQVLLRPVGRVPFGASFAATSIGFAASTVLPARAGEVVRPVVLAGRTRVPLSACFASVLFERVIDLTTVLLFFLFYGLWPGLRPSFSGQAATVFASLRALAIASGAAALVFYAVALIATGRRHGAQTVVERMIGWLPERLRARAAGAFSSFLDGMQSVRHPRTLAATAFLSVALWAIVCGQVYFLFRAFRLPLGPAASILIVVATLIGLAIPTPGGVGGFHKLCQVALTLFYGIDVDAATGLAIVYWFVAFTPVTLIGFWLFAAGPGRRESLADLAEAAAAESSGSGARGIEID is encoded by the coding sequence ATGGAAAAAGGGCGCCGCGTCAAGGTCGCGGTCTCGATCGCGCTCGCGGCGGCGCTGCTCGCCTTTTTCCTTTCCAAGGCGAATCTGAGGGACGTCGGGGCCCGCATCGCGCACGTGGCGCCGGGCGCCTTCCTCCTATCGCTCGCCTGCGCCCTCTCCGCGATCCCGCTCCGCGCCTGGCGCTGGCAAGTCCTGCTCCGCCCGGTCGGCCGGGTGCCGTTCGGCGCGAGCTTCGCCGCGACCTCGATCGGCTTCGCCGCCTCGACGGTGCTGCCGGCGCGCGCCGGCGAGGTCGTGCGGCCCGTCGTGCTCGCCGGGCGCACGCGGGTCCCGCTGTCGGCCTGTTTCGCTTCGGTCCTCTTCGAGCGGGTCATCGACCTCACGACGGTGCTCCTCTTCTTCCTTTTCTACGGGCTCTGGCCGGGCCTGCGGCCGAGCTTCTCCGGCCAGGCGGCGACGGTCTTCGCGAGCCTCCGCGCCCTCGCGATCGCCTCGGGCGCGGCGGCTCTCGTCTTCTACGCCGTCGCGCTCATCGCGACCGGAAGGCGCCACGGCGCCCAGACGGTCGTCGAGCGGATGATCGGGTGGCTCCCGGAACGGCTGCGCGCCCGGGCGGCCGGCGCGTTCTCCTCGTTCCTCGACGGCATGCAGTCCGTGAGACACCCGCGGACGCTCGCCGCGACCGCGTTCCTGTCGGTCGCGCTCTGGGCGATCGTCTGCGGGCAGGTCTATTTCCTGTTCCGCGCCTTTCGCCTCCCGCTCGGCCCGGCCGCGTCGATCCTCATCGTCGTCGCGACCCTCATCGGCCTCGCGATCCCGACGCCGGGAGGGGTCGGAGGGTTCCACAAGCTCTGCCAGGTCGCTCTGACGCTCTTCTACGGAATCGACGTCGACGCCGCGACGGGGCTCGCGATCGTGTACTGGTTCGTCGCCTTCACTCCCGTGACGCTCATCGGTTTCTGGCTCTTCGCCGCCGGGCCCGGGAGGCGCGAATCGCTCGCCGACCTGGCGGAAGCGGCGGCCGCGGAATCGAGCGGCAGCGGGGCCCGGGGAATCGAGATAGATTAG
- the nrdR gene encoding transcriptional regulator NrdR: MKCPFCGGLEDRVVDSREGRDGEFIRRRRECTVCNRRFTSYETIEDIPYMVVKNDGRREPFDRKKLRAGLSRACEKRPIPSARLDAIADEAENRLHESPEREMTTRDIGSLVMERLKELDEVAYVRFASVYRQFEDVGEFLDELKTLLSGRRQPKGAR, from the coding sequence ATGAAGTGCCCTTTCTGCGGAGGGCTGGAAGATCGGGTGGTCGACTCCCGGGAAGGGCGTGACGGGGAATTCATCCGCCGGCGCCGCGAGTGCACGGTCTGCAACCGGCGATTCACTTCCTACGAGACGATCGAGGACATTCCGTACATGGTCGTCAAGAACGACGGGCGCCGGGAGCCGTTCGACCGCAAGAAGCTCCGCGCGGGGCTCTCCCGCGCCTGCGAGAAGCGCCCGATCCCCTCGGCCCGCCTCGACGCGATCGCGGACGAGGCCGAGAACCGGCTCCACGAGAGCCCCGAGCGCGAAATGACGACCCGCGATATCGGTTCCCTGGTCATGGAGCGGTTGAAGGAGCTCGACGAGGTCGCGTACGTGCGGTTCGCGTCGGTCTACCGGCAGTTCGAAGACGTCGGCGAGTTTCTCGACGAGCTGAAGACGCTGCTGTCGGGCCGCCGCCAACCGAAAGGAGCGAGGTGA
- a CDS encoding Hsp20/alpha crystallin family protein: MRRAGLFGPLMEITRLQSELNRLFSGILENQRAALATAAAWDPNADVLEDAQQIRIVVEVPGLAAGDLSVAAQGSRVRVRGIKRTEPQNGERPKFLCMERFFGEFEKVIPVPYAVNLKQASATLRDGLLTVILPRVTAERRRFVEIQIQISEGNP, translated from the coding sequence GTGAGACGGGCCGGATTGTTCGGGCCGCTGATGGAGATCACGCGGCTCCAGTCGGAGCTCAATCGTCTCTTCTCGGGGATCCTCGAGAACCAGCGGGCCGCGCTCGCGACCGCGGCGGCGTGGGACCCCAACGCCGACGTCCTCGAGGACGCGCAGCAGATCCGGATCGTCGTCGAGGTGCCGGGGTTGGCCGCCGGGGACCTGTCCGTCGCCGCTCAGGGCAGCCGGGTGCGCGTGCGCGGCATCAAGCGCACGGAGCCGCAGAACGGCGAGCGGCCGAAGTTCCTCTGCATGGAGCGATTCTTCGGGGAGTTCGAGAAGGTGATCCCGGTGCCGTATGCCGTCAACCTGAAGCAGGCGTCCGCCACGCTGCGCGACGGTCTCCTCACGGTGATCCTCCCTCGGGTGACCGCCGAGCGCCGGCGCTTCGTCGAGATCCAGATCCAGATATCGGAAGGAAACCCCTGA
- the lon gene encoding endopeptidase La gives MPDKEFDKPAESIGEIPIPDIVPVLPLKDMVVFPYIIVPLSVSREKSINAVDAALAEQRVIMLTLQKNADSESPAPAELHDVGTLAAIMRMLKLPDGRIRLLVQGVSRARVNSFLQQDPYFRAKVTRIPEPEPAKRLAPEEEALVRGVKQNLERSVTLGKNISPEVMLIAANLEDTARLADLAASNMELKADQSQRVLETVNAIPRLRLVNEEILKEINVLTMQQEITSQARGEMDKSQREYFLRQQLKAIQQELGEGEELSEEIEHYRRLVTEKKLPEEAAGEVAKQIKRLERSHPDSAETAIIRTYLDWMTGLPWGTLSTDASDLERARRILDEDHYDLEKIKARIIEFLAVKTLKKTMKGPILCFVGPPGVGKTSLGRSIARALDRKFIRLSLGGVRDEAEIRGHRRTYVGALPGRIIQGISQAGTSNPVFMLDEIDKLGADYRGDPSSALLEVLDPEQNSTFRDHYLGVPYDLSRVLFVATANILDPIQPAFLDRMEVLTLSGYTEGEKLQIARQHLIPKQMEENGVTEHAVEFTTAGLKHIIEGYTREAGLRNLEREIGSVARKVAVAVAKGKKTKFRITPAVAARMLGPTKFFSEERLKKDEVGVATGLAWTPVGGDVLFIEASVVKGKGGILLTGMLGAVMKESAQAALTYAKAHAQELSIPSEDFENRDLHVHVPEGAIPKDGPSAGITMATAIISAFTGRPVSKDLAMTGEITLRGEVLPIGGVKEKVLAAKRAKIRHVLLPKFNRRDVEQISPHVLAGLEIRYVSSVDEVLAAALLPAPSAPPAESAAARKRPAPLPPEPPRPTV, from the coding sequence ATGCCCGACAAGGAGTTCGACAAGCCCGCGGAGTCGATCGGCGAGATCCCGATCCCCGACATCGTGCCGGTCCTCCCGCTCAAGGACATGGTCGTCTTCCCCTACATCATCGTGCCGCTCTCGGTGTCGCGGGAGAAGTCGATCAACGCCGTCGACGCCGCGCTCGCGGAGCAGCGCGTGATCATGCTCACGCTCCAGAAGAACGCCGACAGCGAGTCGCCGGCGCCGGCGGAACTGCACGACGTCGGCACGCTCGCCGCGATCATGCGGATGCTCAAGCTCCCGGACGGACGGATCCGGCTGCTCGTCCAGGGCGTCTCCCGCGCGCGCGTCAACTCGTTCCTCCAGCAGGACCCGTACTTCCGGGCCAAGGTGACCCGGATCCCGGAGCCGGAACCGGCCAAGCGCCTGGCTCCCGAGGAGGAAGCGCTCGTCCGCGGCGTCAAGCAGAACCTCGAGCGCAGCGTCACCCTCGGCAAGAACATCTCGCCCGAGGTCATGCTGATCGCCGCGAACCTCGAGGACACGGCCCGGCTGGCCGATCTCGCGGCCTCGAACATGGAGCTCAAAGCCGACCAGTCGCAGCGGGTCCTCGAGACGGTCAACGCGATCCCGCGGCTGCGCCTCGTCAACGAGGAGATCCTGAAAGAGATCAACGTCCTGACGATGCAGCAGGAGATCACGTCGCAGGCTCGCGGCGAGATGGACAAGTCTCAGCGCGAATACTTCCTGCGCCAGCAGCTCAAGGCGATCCAGCAGGAGCTCGGGGAAGGCGAGGAGCTCTCCGAGGAGATCGAGCACTACCGCCGACTCGTGACCGAGAAGAAACTTCCGGAGGAAGCCGCCGGCGAGGTCGCCAAGCAGATCAAGCGGCTCGAGCGCAGCCACCCGGACTCGGCCGAGACCGCGATCATCCGCACGTATCTCGACTGGATGACCGGTCTTCCGTGGGGGACGTTGTCGACCGACGCCTCCGACCTCGAGCGCGCCCGCCGCATCCTCGACGAGGACCACTACGACCTCGAGAAGATCAAGGCGCGGATCATCGAGTTCCTCGCCGTCAAGACGCTCAAGAAGACGATGAAGGGCCCGATCCTCTGCTTCGTCGGCCCCCCCGGCGTCGGGAAGACCTCGCTCGGCCGGTCGATCGCGCGCGCGCTCGACCGCAAGTTCATCCGGCTCTCCCTCGGCGGCGTGCGCGACGAGGCGGAGATCCGCGGCCACCGACGGACCTACGTCGGCGCGCTCCCGGGGAGGATCATCCAGGGGATCTCCCAGGCGGGAACGTCCAATCCCGTCTTCATGCTCGACGAGATCGACAAGCTCGGGGCCGACTATCGCGGCGATCCCTCGTCGGCGCTGCTCGAGGTGCTCGATCCGGAGCAGAATTCGACGTTTCGGGATCATTACCTGGGGGTTCCGTACGACCTCTCGCGCGTGCTCTTCGTCGCCACCGCGAACATTCTCGACCCGATCCAGCCGGCGTTCCTCGACCGGATGGAGGTGCTCACCCTGTCGGGATACACGGAGGGGGAGAAGCTCCAGATCGCGCGCCAGCACCTCATCCCGAAGCAGATGGAGGAGAACGGCGTCACCGAGCACGCCGTCGAGTTCACGACCGCGGGCCTGAAGCACATCATCGAGGGATACACGCGCGAAGCGGGCCTGCGGAACCTCGAGCGCGAGATCGGCTCGGTCGCGCGCAAGGTCGCCGTCGCCGTGGCGAAGGGGAAGAAGACGAAGTTCCGCATCACTCCCGCGGTCGCCGCCCGCATGCTCGGGCCGACGAAGTTCTTCTCCGAGGAACGCCTGAAGAAGGACGAGGTCGGCGTCGCGACGGGCCTCGCGTGGACCCCCGTCGGCGGCGACGTCCTCTTCATCGAGGCGAGCGTCGTCAAGGGGAAGGGGGGAATCCTCCTCACCGGGATGCTCGGCGCCGTGATGAAGGAGTCGGCCCAGGCGGCGCTCACGTACGCCAAGGCCCACGCCCAGGAGCTGTCGATCCCGTCGGAGGACTTCGAGAACCGCGATCTCCACGTGCACGTGCCCGAAGGAGCGATCCCGAAGGACGGCCCGTCGGCAGGCATCACGATGGCGACCGCGATCATCTCCGCCTTCACGGGGCGGCCCGTCTCGAAGGACCTCGCGATGACGGGAGAGATCACGCTGCGGGGCGAGGTTCTCCCGATCGGCGGCGTGAAGGAGAAGGTCCTCGCGGCCAAGCGGGCGAAAATCCGGCACGTGCTGCTGCCGAAGTTCAACCGGCGCGACGTCGAGCAGATCTCCCCGCACGTGCTCGCGGGACTCGAGATCCGCTACGTGTCGAGCGTGGACGAGGTGCTCGCGGCCGCTCTGCTTCCCGCGCCCTCCGCGCCTCCCGCCGAGTCGGCCGCCGCGCGAAAACGCCCGGCGCCGCTTCCCCCCGAGCCGCCGCGCCCCACCGTATGA